From the Rhodanobacter soli genome, one window contains:
- the purB gene encoding adenylosuccinate lyase has protein sequence MSSHALTALSPLDGRYASKVEALRPIFSEFGLMHRRVQVEIEWLLALAAEPKIAELQPFHASQVATLKAIADDFSEADGERIKAIEATTNHDVKAVEYFIKEKIGADAGLAQAKEFVHFACTSEDINNLSYALMLRDARSQVLLPQLDEVIAQLREIAHANAALPLLSRTHGQTASPSTLGKEIANVVARLERQRRQLAAVEISGKINGAVGNYNAHSITYPEVDWRAFSQRFVESLGLDFNAYTTQIEPHDGVAEYCDAVRRANIILIDLARDIWGYISLGYFKQTLKAGEVGSSTMPHKVNPIDFENAEGNFGLANALLGHFAEKLPISRWQRDLTDSTVLRALGTAFGHTLVALESLKKGLGKLNVNAERIAADLDASWEVLAEAVQTVMRRYGLPQPYEQLKALTRGHGITRESMREFIGSLDLPAEAKQRLLELTPSGYIGLAEGLAKDI, from the coding sequence ATGTCCTCCCATGCCCTCACCGCCCTGTCGCCGCTGGACGGCCGCTATGCCAGCAAGGTCGAGGCGCTGCGCCCGATCTTCAGTGAGTTCGGCCTGATGCATCGCCGCGTGCAGGTGGAGATCGAATGGCTGCTCGCGCTGGCCGCCGAGCCGAAGATCGCCGAGCTGCAGCCCTTCCACGCCAGCCAGGTCGCCACGTTGAAGGCCATCGCGGATGATTTCAGCGAGGCCGACGGCGAACGGATCAAGGCGATCGAGGCCACCACCAACCACGACGTCAAGGCGGTCGAGTACTTCATCAAGGAAAAGATCGGCGCCGACGCCGGCCTGGCCCAGGCGAAGGAATTCGTGCACTTCGCCTGCACCAGCGAGGACATCAACAACCTGTCCTACGCGCTGATGCTGCGCGACGCGCGCAGCCAGGTGCTGCTGCCGCAGCTGGACGAGGTGATCGCCCAACTGCGCGAGATCGCGCACGCCAACGCCGCCCTGCCGCTGCTGTCGCGCACGCATGGCCAGACCGCTTCGCCCAGCACGCTGGGCAAGGAAATCGCCAACGTGGTGGCGCGACTGGAACGCCAGCGCCGGCAGCTCGCCGCGGTGGAAATCTCCGGCAAGATCAACGGCGCGGTGGGCAACTACAACGCCCATTCCATCACCTACCCGGAAGTCGACTGGCGCGCGTTCTCGCAACGCTTCGTGGAAAGCCTCGGCCTCGACTTCAACGCCTACACCACCCAGATCGAGCCGCACGACGGTGTGGCCGAATACTGCGACGCCGTGCGCCGCGCCAACATCATCCTGATCGACCTGGCCCGCGACATCTGGGGCTACATCTCGCTGGGCTACTTCAAGCAGACCCTGAAGGCCGGCGAAGTGGGCTCCTCGACCATGCCGCACAAGGTCAACCCGATCGACTTCGAAAATGCCGAAGGCAACTTCGGCCTCGCCAACGCCTTGCTTGGTCATTTCGCCGAGAAGCTGCCGATCAGCCGCTGGCAGCGCGACCTCACCGACTCCACCGTGCTGCGCGCACTGGGCACCGCCTTCGGCCACACCCTGGTCGCGCTGGAATCGCTGAAGAAAGGCCTGGGCAAACTCAACGTCAACGCCGAACGCATCGCCGCCGACCTCGACGCCAGCTGGGAAGTGCTGGCCGAAGCCGTGCAGACCGTGATGCGCCGCTACGGCCTGCCGCAGCCGTACGAACAGCTCAAGGCGCTGACTCGTGGGCATGGCATTACGCGCGAATCCATGCGCGAATTCATCGGCAGCCTCGACCTGCCGGCCGAGGCGAAGCAGCGGTTGCTGGAGCTGACGCCGAGCGGCTACATCGGCTTGGCTGAGGGGCTGGCGAAGGACATCTGA
- a CDS encoding methyltransferase domain-containing protein, with the protein MSDTDYLLENRKAEAAQRFASLSALFDPVTLRQFDACGMADGWRCWEVGAGGPALVRMIAKRVGHAGHVLATDIDASWTKEATSPNVEVRNHDVARDAPPGELFDLVHARLVLVHVPERERAFRNMISALKPGGWLVIEDADPALQPLSCIDAYGPEQELANRIRVGFRALLSNRGADLSFGRKLPRMFRSAGMEDIAAEAYFPITLPECAPLEIATIAMIRNDLLSHGIATDDEIEQHLANVRAGVLDLSQPPMISVRGRKPRYR; encoded by the coding sequence ATGTCCGACACTGACTACCTCCTGGAAAATCGGAAGGCAGAGGCGGCTCAGCGCTTCGCCTCGCTGTCCGCCCTGTTCGACCCGGTCACGCTTCGGCAGTTCGATGCTTGCGGCATGGCTGATGGATGGCGCTGCTGGGAAGTGGGCGCTGGAGGACCTGCACTCGTCCGAATGATCGCGAAGCGCGTTGGACATGCCGGCCACGTACTGGCAACTGACATCGACGCCTCCTGGACGAAGGAGGCGACGTCCCCAAACGTGGAAGTACGCAACCATGACGTAGCGCGCGATGCTCCGCCCGGTGAATTATTTGATCTGGTGCATGCCCGGCTGGTCCTGGTCCACGTTCCCGAGCGGGAACGCGCATTCCGTAACATGATTTCCGCACTGAAGCCCGGCGGCTGGCTGGTGATCGAGGACGCCGATCCTGCGCTCCAGCCTTTGAGCTGCATTGACGCCTACGGCCCCGAGCAAGAGCTGGCCAACAGGATCAGGGTGGGATTCAGGGCGCTGCTGTCGAACCGGGGAGCTGATTTGTCCTTCGGCCGAAAGCTGCCGCGAATGTTCCGCAGCGCGGGTATGGAAGACATCGCGGCCGAGGCTTATTTCCCGATCACCTTACCGGAATGCGCGCCATTGGAAATTGCCACGATAGCGATGATTCGAAACGATCTGCTGAGCCATGGCATAGCCACCGATGACGAAATCGAGCAGCACCTCGCGAACGTGCGAGCGGGTGTGCTGGATCTCTCGCAGCCACCGATGATTTCTGTTCGCGGACGCAAGCCACGATACCGGTGA
- a CDS encoding class II fumarate hydratase — protein MTTFRIEHDSMGELKVPADALYGAQTQRAIDNFPISGLHLPRPFIRALGLIKAAAAEVNLAMGHLKKNQAAAIRKAALAVAGGQYDAQFPIDIFQTGSGTSTNMNANEVIAHLAVQGGAKVHPNDHVNYGQSSNDVIPTAIHVSATLTASEQLLPALKHLKKAIDKRARELRNTPKTGRTHLMDAMPITFGQELSGWSAQIGSAIERIGDALKRMRRLPQGGTAVGTGINADPKFGPAMAAQLKKLTGVKFESAPNYFEGMAAQDAAVELSGALKTLAVALMKIANDLRWMNSGPLAGLGEIELPALQPGSSIMPGKVNPVIPEAVAMVAAQVIGNDASITIAGQSGNFQLNVMLPLIAHNLLQSIGILANVSVLLADKSIAGFKVNKARVNQALAMNPILVTALNPVIGYEKGAATAKLAYKQHRPIMEVALETTGLSKDELKKLLDPMALTRGGIHG, from the coding sequence ATGACCACGTTCCGCATCGAACACGACAGCATGGGCGAGTTGAAAGTCCCCGCCGACGCGCTGTATGGCGCGCAGACCCAGCGCGCGATCGACAACTTCCCGATCTCAGGCCTGCACCTGCCGCGCCCGTTCATCCGGGCGCTGGGGCTGATCAAGGCCGCTGCGGCCGAGGTCAATCTGGCGATGGGGCACCTGAAGAAGAACCAAGCCGCGGCGATCCGCAAGGCGGCGCTGGCGGTGGCGGGCGGCCAGTACGACGCGCAGTTCCCGATCGACATCTTCCAGACCGGCTCGGGCACCAGCACCAACATGAATGCGAACGAGGTGATCGCGCACCTGGCGGTGCAAGGCGGCGCCAAGGTGCATCCGAACGATCACGTCAATTACGGGCAGAGCTCGAACGACGTGATCCCCACCGCGATCCACGTCAGCGCCACGCTGACCGCCAGCGAGCAGTTGCTGCCGGCGCTGAAGCACCTGAAGAAAGCCATCGACAAGCGCGCGCGTGAACTGCGCAATACGCCGAAGACCGGCCGCACCCACCTGATGGACGCGATGCCGATCACCTTCGGGCAGGAGTTGTCCGGCTGGTCGGCGCAGATCGGTTCCGCCATCGAACGGATCGGGGATGCCTTGAAGCGCATGCGCCGGCTGCCGCAGGGCGGCACGGCGGTGGGCACCGGCATCAACGCCGATCCGAAGTTCGGCCCGGCGATGGCGGCGCAGCTGAAGAAGCTGACCGGGGTGAAGTTCGAGTCGGCGCCGAATTATTTCGAGGGCATGGCCGCGCAGGACGCCGCGGTGGAGTTGTCCGGTGCGCTGAAAACACTGGCGGTGGCGCTGATGAAGATCGCCAACGACCTGCGCTGGATGAATTCGGGCCCCCTGGCCGGCCTGGGCGAGATCGAACTGCCGGCGTTGCAGCCGGGTTCGTCGATCATGCCGGGCAAGGTCAATCCGGTGATCCCCGAGGCCGTGGCGATGGTCGCCGCGCAGGTGATCGGCAACGACGCCTCGATCACCATCGCCGGCCAGTCCGGCAACTTCCAGCTCAACGTGATGCTGCCGCTGATCGCGCACAACCTGCTGCAGTCGATCGGGATCCTGGCCAACGTCAGCGTGCTGCTGGCCGACAAATCCATCGCCGGCTTCAAGGTCAACAAGGCGCGGGTGAATCAGGCGCTGGCGATGAACCCGATCCTGGTCACCGCACTGAACCCGGTGATCGGCTACGAGAAGGGCGCGGCCACCGCCAAGCTGGCGTACAAGCAGCACCGGCCGATCATGGAGGTGGCGCTGGAAACCACCGGGCTGTCGAAGGATGAATTGAAGAAGTTGCTCGACCCGATGGCGCTGACCCGCGGCGGCATCCACGGTTGA
- the gstA gene encoding glutathione transferase GstA, which translates to MKLYYSSGACSLSPHIVALEAGIALPLEKVDGKAKRTEGGADFWQINPKGYVPALALDNGELLTEGPAIVQYLADLKPESNLAPTNGTLARYRLQEMLGYINSEIHKTYSPLFKPDTPEPTRAERKAYLLKRYQLIEDVLAKQPWLLGDHFTAADAYLFTVTNWAKHVDLDLSGFPALLAFQKRVAERPAVQKAMQEEGLIKAAA; encoded by the coding sequence ATGAAACTCTATTACTCGTCGGGCGCCTGCTCGCTGTCGCCGCACATCGTGGCGCTGGAAGCCGGCATCGCGCTGCCGCTGGAAAAGGTCGACGGCAAGGCCAAGCGCACCGAGGGCGGTGCGGATTTCTGGCAGATCAACCCGAAGGGCTACGTGCCGGCGCTGGCGCTGGACAATGGCGAACTGCTGACCGAAGGCCCGGCGATCGTGCAGTACCTGGCCGACCTCAAGCCTGAAAGCAACCTGGCACCGACCAACGGCACGCTGGCGCGCTACCGCCTGCAGGAAATGCTGGGCTACATCAACTCCGAGATCCACAAGACCTACAGCCCGCTGTTCAAGCCGGATACGCCGGAACCCACCCGCGCCGAGCGCAAGGCATACCTGCTCAAGCGCTACCAGTTGATCGAAGACGTGCTGGCAAAGCAGCCGTGGCTGCTCGGCGACCATTTCACCGCGGCCGACGCCTACCTGTTCACCGTCACCAACTGGGCGAAACACGTCGATCTGGACCTGTCCGGCTTCCCGGCGTTGCTGGCCTTCCAGAAGCGCGTGGCCGAGCGGCCGGCGGTGCAGAAGGCGATGCAGGAGGAAGGGTTGATCAAGGCGGCTGCCTGA
- a CDS encoding FMN-dependent NADH-azoreductase produces MKLLHIDSSALGGYSVSRQLTADIVAELKRATPNLAIRYHDLAAQPLPHWTPVADASDPAAVLSTEMLEEFLAADVVVIGAPMYNFAISSQLKAWLDRILVAGKTFRYTANGPEGLAGGKRVIVASSRGGFYGKDTPAAAMDFQEPYLRAAFAFIGIHDVEFVRAEGIAIGDEQKAAALKSARSTIGTLVAKAA; encoded by the coding sequence ATGAAACTCTTGCATATCGATTCCAGCGCGCTGGGTGGTTATTCGGTGTCGCGCCAGCTGACCGCCGACATCGTAGCCGAGCTGAAGCGCGCCACGCCCAATCTCGCCATCCGTTATCACGACCTGGCCGCACAGCCGCTGCCGCACTGGACCCCGGTGGCCGACGCCAGCGACCCCGCCGCCGTGCTGAGTACGGAGATGCTGGAAGAGTTCCTTGCCGCCGACGTGGTGGTGATCGGCGCGCCGATGTACAACTTCGCCATCTCCAGCCAGCTCAAGGCGTGGCTCGACCGCATCCTGGTTGCCGGCAAGACTTTCCGCTACACGGCGAACGGCCCCGAAGGCCTGGCCGGCGGCAAGCGGGTGATCGTCGCCTCCAGCCGCGGCGGCTTCTACGGCAAGGACACGCCTGCCGCCGCGATGGATTTCCAGGAACCCTACTTGCGTGCGGCGTTTGCCTTCATCGGCATCCACGACGTCGAGTTCGTGCGGGCCGAAGGCATCGCGATCGGCGACGAGCAGAAGGCTGCGGCGCTGAAGTCCGCGCGCAGCACGATCGGGACGCTGGTCGCCAAGGCCGCCTGA
- a CDS encoding SDR family NAD(P)-dependent oxidoreductase, giving the protein MDLELLDRVVVVTGASKGIGLACAIAFACEGAKVVGVSRDPANLRAAQQQLESLGLAMAVQPADLKDSVAAQRVVERIEHDHGPVDVLVNCAGAARRAPPDELDVAAMQAAMQAKYFSYMHVIDPVIRRMSARGRGSIVNVIGQGGRQANPQHIGGGAANAALMLATVGYANAYAGKGVRVNAINPGITRTGRVDEGLDAAVRASGRPREELLAAQLADIPLGRMAEPAEIADVAVFLASARASYVTGAIIPMDGGKTSTI; this is encoded by the coding sequence ATGGATCTCGAATTGCTCGACCGGGTCGTGGTGGTCACCGGCGCCAGCAAGGGCATCGGCCTGGCCTGTGCGATCGCGTTTGCATGCGAAGGGGCGAAGGTGGTCGGCGTTTCGCGCGATCCGGCGAACCTGCGCGCCGCGCAGCAGCAGCTCGAGTCGCTCGGCCTGGCGATGGCGGTGCAGCCAGCCGACCTGAAGGACAGCGTGGCGGCACAACGGGTCGTGGAGCGCATCGAGCACGACCATGGTCCGGTCGACGTGCTGGTCAACTGCGCCGGAGCCGCGCGCCGTGCGCCGCCGGATGAGCTGGATGTCGCCGCGATGCAGGCGGCGATGCAGGCGAAGTACTTCAGCTACATGCACGTGATCGACCCGGTGATCCGTCGCATGAGTGCGCGCGGCCGCGGCAGCATCGTCAACGTGATCGGGCAGGGCGGACGCCAGGCCAATCCGCAGCATATCGGTGGCGGTGCGGCGAATGCCGCCCTGATGCTGGCCACCGTGGGCTATGCGAATGCCTATGCCGGCAAGGGCGTGCGGGTGAATGCGATCAATCCCGGCATCACCCGCACCGGTCGGGTCGATGAGGGTCTGGATGCGGCGGTCCGCGCCAGCGGGCGACCGCGCGAGGAACTGCTGGCCGCACAGCTCGCCGACATTCCGCTGGGCCGCATGGCCGAACCGGCGGAGATCGCCGACGTGGCGGTTTTCCTGGCCTCGGCACGCGCCAGCTATGTCACTGGCGCCATCATCCCGATGGACGGCGGCAAGACTTCGACGATCTGA
- a CDS encoding winged helix-turn-helix transcriptional regulator, whose protein sequence is MGLPVRKSKVAAPPACPLTESLALLRGAWAPNVVWFLSAEPRRFGELRHDIPRISARVLSARLRELESRGLVTRRVLATSPPSAEYALTPLGRELLPAIQALASVGKKLIAEWEAGASKRASGTARQRAKQS, encoded by the coding sequence ATGGGCCTGCCCGTACGCAAGAGCAAGGTCGCTGCACCGCCGGCCTGCCCGCTCACCGAAAGCCTGGCGCTGTTGCGCGGCGCGTGGGCGCCGAACGTGGTCTGGTTCCTGAGCGCCGAACCGCGCCGTTTCGGCGAGTTGCGCCACGACATCCCACGCATCTCCGCGCGCGTGCTGAGCGCGCGGCTGCGCGAGCTGGAATCGCGCGGGCTGGTGACGCGGCGCGTGCTGGCTACCTCGCCGCCGTCGGCCGAGTACGCACTCACGCCGCTCGGCCGCGAACTGCTGCCGGCGATCCAGGCACTGGCCAGCGTGGGCAAGAAGCTGATCGCGGAATGGGAAGCGGGTGCGTCGAAACGCGCATCCGGAACCGCCCGCCAACGCGCGAAACAGTCGTGA
- a CDS encoding amidohydrolase, which yields MKRSLRLSLLALLALAPAVQAADLLVDNVNGYTLDSHGKLQHFQALLVDQGKVIATGSHAELASRAGDAKVIDGHGKTLLPGLIDAHGHVLELGYARNNVDLAGTKSLDEALAKVKAYAAAHPEAKWILGSGWNQEIWKLGRFPTAKELDTAVADRPVWLSRVDGHAGWANSAAIKLAGVDKASKDPNGGRIERDAGGNPTGVFVDGATALIDAKVPPPTPQQKAAALDTALAEMASVGLTGVGDAGIDLANYELYRQYADQHKLTARIYAMIRGTGDDFDTISKDGPLIGYGNDFLTVRAVKLFADGALGSRGAAMLAPYSDDPHNRGLLFLKPAELTAEIGKALGKGYQVAVHAIGDHANREVLDSYAAAYKTHPDGIARRNRVEHAQIVSLKDIPRFVPLQLIASMQPTHATSDMNMAEDRIGHERIKGAYAWQRFLKQGTIVAGGSDFPVESPNPFYGLYSAITREDHAGQPPGGWYPDQDMTPAEALRAFTLDAAYAEHAENTLGTLEPGKWADFILIDHDIFKDPASKIWNTKVLQTWVGGKQVYAAQD from the coding sequence ATGAAACGCTCGCTACGCCTCTCCCTGCTCGCCCTGCTGGCGCTGGCGCCGGCCGTGCAGGCCGCCGACCTGCTGGTCGACAACGTCAACGGCTACACGCTGGACAGCCACGGCAAGCTGCAGCATTTCCAGGCGCTGCTGGTCGACCAGGGTAAGGTGATCGCCACCGGCAGCCATGCCGAACTGGCCAGCCGCGCCGGCGACGCCAAGGTGATCGATGGCCACGGCAAGACCCTGCTGCCCGGCCTGATCGACGCCCACGGCCACGTGCTGGAACTCGGCTACGCACGCAACAACGTCGACCTTGCCGGCACGAAGTCGCTGGACGAGGCGCTGGCGAAGGTGAAGGCGTATGCCGCGGCGCACCCCGAGGCGAAATGGATCCTCGGCAGCGGCTGGAACCAGGAAATCTGGAAGCTGGGCCGCTTCCCCACCGCGAAGGAACTCGACACTGCGGTTGCCGACCGCCCGGTCTGGCTGAGTCGCGTCGACGGCCACGCCGGCTGGGCCAACAGCGCCGCCATCAAGCTGGCCGGGGTCGACAAGGCCAGCAAGGACCCCAACGGCGGGCGCATCGAACGCGATGCCGGCGGCAACCCGACCGGTGTCTTCGTCGACGGCGCCACCGCGCTGATCGATGCGAAAGTCCCGCCGCCGACCCCGCAGCAGAAGGCCGCCGCGCTGGATACCGCGCTGGCCGAGATGGCCAGCGTCGGCCTCACCGGCGTCGGCGATGCCGGCATCGACCTAGCCAACTACGAGCTGTATCGGCAGTACGCCGACCAGCACAAGCTGACTGCGCGCATCTACGCGATGATCCGGGGCACCGGCGATGACTTCGACACGATCAGCAAGGATGGCCCGCTGATCGGTTATGGCAATGACTTCCTCACGGTACGCGCGGTCAAGCTGTTCGCCGACGGCGCGCTGGGCAGCCGCGGCGCTGCGATGCTCGCGCCCTACTCCGACGACCCGCACAACCGCGGCCTGCTGTTCCTGAAACCTGCGGAGCTGACCGCGGAGATCGGCAAGGCGCTGGGCAAGGGCTACCAGGTCGCCGTCCATGCGATCGGCGACCACGCCAATCGCGAGGTGCTGGACAGCTACGCAGCGGCCTACAAGACCCATCCCGACGGCATCGCGCGGCGCAACCGGGTCGAGCATGCGCAGATCGTCTCGCTCAAGGACATCCCGCGCTTCGTGCCGCTGCAGCTGATCGCCTCGATGCAGCCGACCCATGCCACCTCCGACATGAACATGGCGGAAGACCGCATCGGCCACGAGCGGATCAAGGGTGCCTACGCCTGGCAGCGCTTCCTCAAGCAGGGAACGATCGTCGCCGGCGGCTCGGATTTCCCGGTGGAATCGCCGAACCCGTTCTACGGCCTGTACTCAGCGATCACCCGCGAGGATCACGCCGGCCAGCCGCCGGGCGGCTGGTACCCGGACCAGGACATGACGCCGGCCGAGGCATTGCGCGCGTTCACCCTCGACGCGGCCTACGCGGAGCATGCGGAAAATACCCTGGGCACGCTGGAGCCGGGCAAGTGGGCCGACTTCATCCTGATCGACCACGATATCTTCAAGGACCCCGCGAGCAAGATCTGGAACACGAAGGTGTTGCAGACCTGGGTCGGCGGCAAGCAGGTCTACGCCGCGCAGGATTGA
- a CDS encoding LysR substrate-binding domain-containing protein, which produces MAVLSGALQDLNDLYFFAAVVEHGGFSAAGRALGVPKSRLSKRVAQLEERLGVRLLQRTTRRFVVTEVGERFYAHCRAVLEEAQAAQDAVDELRAEPRGVVRLSCPVSLTQTVMAYVLPDFLALYPKMQVRVLSSDRRVDVIGEGYDLAIRVRSKLDTDANLVIRTFGQSRTKLVASPALLKAQGRPVMPEELAKLPALSMREHEGAQVWELIGANGEQVNVEVQARLITGDFAVLLEAARRGMGVALLPEFVCAPAITRGELEVVLPEWSVPEGTMHFVYPSRRGMLPGVRALVDFLAERLPATTLLKHEQCKQRPLAELPPA; this is translated from the coding sequence ATGGCAGTATTGAGCGGTGCCCTGCAGGACCTCAACGATCTGTACTTCTTTGCGGCGGTGGTCGAGCACGGCGGTTTTTCCGCGGCCGGCCGCGCGCTGGGCGTACCGAAGTCGCGCCTGAGCAAGCGCGTGGCCCAGTTGGAGGAACGGCTGGGTGTGCGCCTGCTGCAGCGGACCACGAGGCGCTTTGTGGTGACCGAAGTGGGCGAGCGCTTCTACGCGCATTGCCGCGCCGTGCTGGAAGAGGCGCAGGCGGCGCAGGACGCGGTGGACGAATTGCGCGCGGAGCCGCGCGGCGTGGTGCGCTTGAGTTGCCCGGTGTCGCTGACGCAGACGGTTATGGCGTACGTGCTGCCGGATTTTCTCGCGCTGTACCCGAAGATGCAGGTGCGCGTGCTGTCCAGCGACCGCCGGGTCGACGTGATCGGCGAGGGCTACGATCTGGCGATCCGCGTGCGCAGCAAGCTGGACACGGATGCAAACCTGGTGATCCGTACATTCGGCCAGTCGCGTACCAAGCTGGTGGCCAGCCCCGCCTTGCTGAAGGCCCAGGGCCGTCCGGTCATGCCGGAGGAACTGGCCAAACTGCCCGCGCTGTCGATGCGCGAGCACGAAGGCGCGCAAGTGTGGGAACTGATCGGTGCGAACGGCGAGCAGGTCAATGTCGAGGTACAGGCGCGCCTGATCACCGGCGACTTCGCGGTGCTGCTGGAGGCGGCCCGCCGCGGCATGGGCGTGGCGCTGCTGCCGGAGTTCGTCTGCGCGCCGGCGATCACCCGCGGCGAGCTCGAGGTGGTGCTGCCGGAGTGGAGCGTGCCTGAGGGCACCATGCATTTCGTCTATCCCAGCCGGCGCGGCATGCTGCCCGGCGTACGCGCCCTGGTCGACTTCCTGGCCGAGCGGCTGCCGGCAACGACCTTGCTGAAGCATGAGCAGTGCAAGCAGCGCCCGCTGGCTGAACTTCCGCCGGCGTGA
- a CDS encoding GntR family transcriptional regulator, which produces MTITWNDSVPIYRQLQQRVVAMILDGALNEGDPLPSVRQVAADYQINPLTVSKAYQELVDEQLVEKRRGLGMFVIEGAREALLKSERERFLREEWPVLFARLQRLGLDLKTLLREAGTDKEEKS; this is translated from the coding sequence ATGACCATTACCTGGAACGACAGCGTCCCGATCTATCGCCAGCTGCAGCAACGCGTGGTGGCGATGATCCTGGACGGCGCCTTGAACGAGGGCGACCCGCTGCCGTCGGTACGCCAGGTGGCTGCGGACTACCAAATCAATCCGCTGACCGTGTCGAAGGCGTACCAGGAACTGGTCGACGAACAACTGGTGGAAAAACGGAGGGGTCTGGGCATGTTCGTCATCGAAGGCGCTCGCGAAGCGCTGCTGAAATCCGAACGCGAGCGGTTCTTGCGCGAAGAGTGGCCGGTACTGTTTGCCCGGCTGCAGCGGCTGGGACTGGATCTGAAGACGCTGCTGCGCGAAGCCGGCACCGACAAGGAGGAGAAATCATGA
- a CDS encoding ABC transporter ATP-binding protein has product MSAVITASGLTKRYKSALALDNASFRIEPGRIVGLIGPNGAGKTTALKAILGLTDFTGELNVLGFDPRKQRDKLMGEVCFIADVAVLPRWIKVRQAVDFVANVHPRFDRAKCEAFLARTKLQPDQRVRQMSKGMIVQLHLALVMAIDAKLLILDEPTLGLDILYRKQFYQNLLEDYFDENKTIIVTTHQVEEVEHILTDLMFIRDGKIVLDADMDAVGDRFIEVMVGADRADAARALKPLDERQVFGKSIFLFDGANRAVLEELGETRRPSISDLFVATMKGTYA; this is encoded by the coding sequence ATGAGCGCGGTGATCACGGCCAGTGGCCTGACCAAGCGATACAAGTCGGCGCTGGCACTGGACAACGCCAGTTTCCGGATCGAACCCGGCCGCATCGTCGGCCTGATCGGCCCCAACGGTGCCGGCAAGACCACCGCGCTGAAGGCGATCCTGGGCCTCACCGACTTCACCGGCGAGCTGAACGTGCTGGGCTTCGACCCGCGCAAACAGCGTGACAAGCTGATGGGCGAGGTGTGCTTCATCGCCGACGTGGCCGTGCTGCCGCGCTGGATCAAGGTGCGCCAGGCGGTGGACTTCGTCGCCAACGTGCACCCGCGCTTCGATCGCGCCAAGTGCGAGGCGTTCCTGGCCCGCACCAAGCTGCAGCCCGACCAGCGCGTGCGGCAGATGTCCAAGGGCATGATCGTGCAGCTGCACCTGGCGCTGGTGATGGCCATCGACGCCAAGCTGCTGATCCTGGACGAACCCACCCTGGGCCTGGACATCCTCTACCGCAAGCAGTTCTACCAGAACCTGCTGGAAGACTACTTCGACGAGAACAAGACGATCATCGTCACCACGCATCAAGTGGAGGAAGTCGAGCACATCCTCACCGACCTGATGTTCATCCGCGACGGCAAGATCGTGCTGGATGCCGACATGGACGCGGTCGGCGATCGCTTCATCGAGGTGATGGTCGGCGCCGACAGGGCCGACGCGGCCCGCGCACTGAAGCCGCTGGACGAGCGGCAGGTCTTCGGCAAGAGCATTTTTCTGTTTGACGGCGCGAACCGCGCGGTGCTGGAGGAACTGGGCGAAACCCGCCGGCCCTCCATCAGCGACCTGTTCGTCGCCACCATGAAGGGAACCTACGCATGA